Proteins encoded in a region of the Perca fluviatilis chromosome 8, GENO_Pfluv_1.0, whole genome shotgun sequence genome:
- the ppp1r15b gene encoding protein phosphatase 1 regulatory subunit 15B, whose translation MSTVVGPEKVSERTAMERFGSGGMALLPWTKQMLTVLWEQLRLLVQVIYYTFMSVFQMFRFEVHVRITDETGQHIQHMTTAANPTESFLFSSLFDGDNGVIVGGSNPLSNFCTDVGDSFAGKSTAEALLSTLRADDLCCGLVDDFVSGKEDGIFLGHQSTWKMGFPGDWNIFVSSSDSSSSNDSCHRSSEKVFKQENSEEEKGFHWSSEEDQNIVEFDSEEGKALWESLSKSSDPYNPFFFSACISTNTIMGKSKDKGMDSDAGLVSASKASEEMLGPQGLNIWVSRSDSESSWSSWASSDSSSPDIDEESERLLEFFSSPQDPYNPMCFTACTFSSTSSPQTTPTVSKQQASLPPPSSKSDTDTEEKESSFPPSSEDDEEEQLWKSLCPKDDPYHPLNFQACLLSSPTTTTTTTTPQLGEDPDPLDVHHTKKPPTKAKKCKRKKKKQKKKPGERPPPPGGGGKKKPPPQKKKGGGEGGGTPRKPPGRGKKKKQGQEKKTPPPLTRKKVQFSPLVQVHVMRTWPFARQASRKGHWEEMARDRDRFRRRVQETEQAIGYCFTQPHREKIRAYLDGALK comes from the exons atgtcgaCGGTCGTAGGTCCCGAGAAGGTTTCTGAACGGACGGCGATGGAGAGGTTCGGTAGCGGAGGGATGGCGCTTCTGCCTTGGACTAAACAGATGCTCACCGTACTTTGGGAACAGCTTCGGCTGCTGGTTCAAGTCATATACTACACCTTCATGTCAG TTTTCCAGATGTTCAGGTTTGAGGTTCACGTGAGAATCACCGACGAGACCGGTCAACACATCCAGCACATGACCACGGCAGCAAACCCAACCGAATCCTTCCTGTTCTCTTCGTTGTTTGACGGCGACAACGGAGTGATAGTTGGAGGCTCAAATCCCCTCTCTAACTTCTGTACTGACGTGGGCGACTCCTTCGCTGGGAAATCCACCGCCGAGGCCCTGCTGTCCACTCTACGTGCCGACGACCTGTGCTGCGGACTGGTGGATGATTTCGTGTCTGGCAAAGAAGACGGCATCTTTCTAGGACATCAATCCACTTGGAAAATGGGCTTCCCTGGCGACTGGAACATCTTTGTATCGAGCAGCGACAGCTCCAGCTCCAACGACAGCTGCCATAGAAGTAGTGAGAAAGTCTTTAAACAGGAAAATTCAGAAGAGGAGAAAGGTTTTCACTGGAGTAGCGAAGAAGACCAGAACATAGTCGAATTTGACAGTGAGGAAGGTAAGGCGCTTTGGGAGTCTCTGTCAAAATCTAGTGATCCTTACAACCCCTTCTTTTTCTCTGCATGCATTTCAACAAACACCATCATGGGGAAAAGTAAAGACAAAGGGATGGACAGTGACGCTGGCCTCGTGTCAGCGAGCAAGGCCAGCGAGGAGATGTTGGGGCCTCAAGGCCTGAACATCTGGGTCAGTCGATCTGACAGCGAGAGCAGTTGGAGCAGCTGGGCCAGTTCGGACAGTTCGAGCCCCGACATCGACGAGGAGAGCGAGAGGCTCTTGGAGTTCTTCAGCAGTCCCCAAGACCCCTACAATCCCATGTGCTTCACTGCGTGCACATTCAGCAGCACCTCCTCACCTCAAACCACCCCCACGGTCTCGAAACAACAAGCCTCACTTCCGCCACCTTCCTCCAAGTCTGACACAGACAcggaggagaaggagagcagCTTTCCTCCTTCATCTGAGGATGACGAAGAAGAACAGCTGTGGAAATCTCTCTGCCCAAAGGACGACCCGTACCACCCTCTAAACTTCCAGGCCTGCCTCCTCAGctccccaacaacaacaacaacaacaacaacaccgcAGTTGGGTGAAGATCCAGATCCCCTTGATGTCCACCACACAAAAAAGCCACCCACTAAGGCAAAGAaatgtaaaaggaaaaaaaaaaaacaaaaaaaaaaaccaggaGAGCGCCCGccccccccgggggggggggggaaaaaaaaaccccccccccaaaaaaaaaagggggggggggaggggggggggacccCACGCAAACCACcggggagaggaaaaaaaaaaaagcaaggcCAGGagaaaaaaacccccccccccc ttaccagaAAAAAG GTGCAATTTTCTCCTCTGGTCCAAGTCCATGTCATGCGGACCTGGCCGTTTGCTCGCCAGGCGTCTCGTAAAGGACACTGGGAAGAAATGGCACGAGACCGGGACCGCTTCCGGAGGCGGGTCCAGGAAACGGAGCAGGCCATCGGCTACTGCTTCACCCAGCCCCACCGAGAGAAGATCCGGGCGTATCTGGACGGTGCcttgaaataa
- the rps13 gene encoding 40S ribosomal protein S13, whose protein sequence is MGRMHAPGKGLSQSALPYRRSVPTWLKLTSDDVKEQIFKLAKKGLTPSQIGVILRDSHGVAQVRFVTGNKILRILKSKGLAPDLPEDLYHLIKKAVAVRKHLERNRKDKDAKFRLILIESRIHRLARYYKTKRVLAPNWKYESSTASALVA, encoded by the exons ATGGGTCGCATGCACGCTCCCGG AAAGGGCTTGTCCCAGTCAGCTCTGCCTTACAGGCGCAGTGTTCCCACT TGGCTGAAGCTGACATCCGATGATGTCAAAGAGCAGATCTTCAAGCTGGCCAAAAAGGGCCTGACCCCCTCTCAGATTG GTGTGATTCTGAGGGACTCCCATGGTGTGGCCCAGGTACGTTTCGTCACTGGCAACAAGATCCTGAGGATCCTCAAGTCCAAGGGTCTGGCCCCTGACCTGCCTGAGGATCTCTACCACCTCATCAAGAAGGCTGTGGCAGTCAGGAAGCATctggagagaaacagaaag GACAAGGATGCCAAGTTCCGCCTGATTCTGATTGAAAGCAGGATCCACAGGCTGGCCCGATACTACAAGACCAAGAGAGTACTGGCCCCCAACTGGAAGTA TGAGTCCTCTACAGCTTCTGCTCTGGTGGCATAA